The Mercurialis annua linkage group LG8, ddMerAnnu1.2, whole genome shotgun sequence genome window below encodes:
- the LOC126662012 gene encoding uncharacterized protein LOC126662012 encodes MASGVWLKVLTYEILETSCLFVNFSKNVRNRILRESPWNFDKQLILFEPMTGYMQLNNMIINHCPVWVRIYNLPLNCRGRAAIRKLWMKIGIVLDIDPGDNGECNRYGRVRVEMDISKPIVRGTKVINPLGDQCWISFKYEHIHNFCYWCGMLDHLAADCEDKLEEIED; translated from the coding sequence ATGGCGTCTGGCGTCTGGCTAAAGGTTTTAACCTACGAGATATTAGAGACGAGCTGTTTGTTTgtgaatttttctaaaaatgttaGAAACAGAATTCTTAGGGAATCACCGTGGAACTTTGATAAACAACTTATCCTATTCGAACCTATGACTGGATATATGCAGCTGAACAACATGATTATCAATCATTGTCCAGTATGGGTGAGAATTTACAATTTACCGTTGAACTGTAGAGGTAGAGCTGCAATCAGGAAGCTGTGGATGAAGATTGGTATCGTCCTGGATATCGATCCCGGAGATAATGGTGAATGTAATCGTTACGGTCGAGTTAGGGTTGAAATGGATATTTCAAAACCAATAGTTAGAGGCACAAAAGTTATCAATCCTCTTGGCGATCAATGCTGGATTTCGTTCAAATATGAACATATTCATAATTTTTGCTATTGGTGCGGGATGTTAGATCATTTAGCTGCGGATTGTGAGGATAAACTGGAGGAGATTGAGGATTAA